The Henckelia pumila isolate YLH828 chromosome 2, ASM3356847v2, whole genome shotgun sequence genome includes a window with the following:
- the LOC140881341 gene encoding uncharacterized protein isoform X2, whose product MAKVCTFGPLCKNLPFLSTLPKYSSSSSSSSPQICFSPSTHFPHFNLRKSFLPPRPATEENDDFLSMDENEFDEEEWSEEEEEPFDVQELESQAKLVVREYSDSLSRELKIEDEISGRKESRGRRKKVQSTRKNIPDHLLPRVAIVGRPNVGKSALFNRLVGGNRAIVVDEPGVTRDRLYGRSYWGDYEFMVVDTGGVLTVSKAQADVMEELAISTTIGMEGISLACREAAVARMPSMIERQATIAVEESSVIIFLVDGQAGLTAADVEIGDWLRKNYSHKYIILAVNKCESPRKGAIQTSEFWSLGFSPLPVSAISGSGTGELLDLVCSHLTKSEESESIDIEDYVPAISIVGRPNVGKSSILNALVGEDRTIVSPVSGTTRDAIDTEYVAPDGRKFHLIDTAGIRRRAVVASSGSTTEALSVNRAFRAIRRSDVVALVIEAMACITEQDSKIAEQIDKEGKGCLIVVNKWDTIPDKNQQTTLHYEDDVREKLRILKWAPIVYSTAIQGHSVDKIIVAASMVEKERSRRLTTAILNQVVREAVAFKSPPRTRGGKRGRVYYCTQLRSSAGFAGTPIRLLWRSRRKSEKSEGEDAGARTQWNLSKADRKLAIAT is encoded by the exons ATGGCGAAAGTATGCACATTTGGTCCTCTCTGTAAAAATCTTCCTTTCCTCTCCACGCTACCcaaatattcttcttcttcttcttcttcttctccccAAATTTGCTTCTCTCCTTCCACCCACTTCCCCCACTTCAATCTTCGGAAGTCCTTTCTTCCTCCGCGGCCAGCCACCGAAGAAAACGATGATTTCTTGTCGATGGATGAAAAcgaatttgatgaagaagaaTGGTCGGAGGAGGAAGAGGAGCCGTTTGATGTTCAGGAATTGGAGAGCCAAGCCAAGCTAGTAGTGAGGGAATACTCGGACTCGTTGTCTCGGGAGCTAAAAATCG AAGATGAAATTTCCGGTCGAAAGGAAAGTCGGGGACGTAGGAAGAAGGTCCAAAGTACCCGTAAGAAT ATTCCGGACCATCTTCTTCCAAGAGTTGCAATTGTTGGGAGGCCCAATGTTGGTAAATCAGCTCTGTTCAATCGTCTTGTTGGG GGGAACAGGGCCATAGTGGTTGATGAACCTGGTGTTACAAGGGATCGTTTGTACGGTCGATCGTACTGGGGTGACTATGAATTTATGGTTGTGGATACTGGAGGTGTGCTCACAGTTTCAAAGGCTCAGGCAGACGTGATGGAAGAATTAGCTATTTCAACAACTATTGGAATGGAGGGGATTTCACTTGCCTGCAGGGAGGCTGCGGTTGCCAGGATGCCGTCAATGATTGAGAGGCAAGCCACCATAGCTGTGGAAGAATCATCTGTCATCATATTTCTTGTTGATGGTCAG GCAGGTCTAACTGCAGCGGATGTGGAAATAGGAGATTGGTTGCGTAAGAACTATTCGCACAAATATATTATCCTTGCTGTCAACAAATGTGAATCTCCTCGCAAAGGAGCAATACAAACGTCAGAATTCTGGTCTTTGGG GTTTTCACCTCTTCCTGTATCTGCTATATCCGGTAGTGGAACTGGGGAGCTTCTTGACCTCGTTTGCTCTCACTTGACAAAGTCTGAG GAGTCGGAGAGTATTGACATTGAAGATTATGTTCCTGCAATTTCAATTGTTGGCAGGCCAAATGTTGGCAAGAGTAGTATTTTGAATGCTTTGGTTGGAGAGGATAGGACTATTGTCAGTCCTGTTAGTGGGACTACCCGTGATGCCATAGATACTGAATATGTTGCGCCGGATGGAAGG AAATTTCATCTCATAGATACTGCTGGTATCAGAAGGAGAGCAGTTGTTGCTTCATCAGGTAGCACCACTGAGGCTTTATCTGTAAATCGAGCATTTCGTGCCATTCGTCGCTCTGACGTGGTGGCCCTTGTCATTGAAGCCATGGCCTGCATAACAGAACAG gATTCCAAGATTGCTGAACAAATAGATAAAGAAGGAAAGGGTTGCCTAATTGTTGTGAACAAATGGGACACCATTCCTGATAAGAATCAGCAAACTACACTACACTATGAAGATGATGTCAGGGAGAAGCTCCGCATTCTTAAATGGGCACCTATTGTATACTCAACAGCAATACAAGGGCATAGTGTTGACAA AATCATTGTGGCTGCCAGCATGGTTGAGAAAGAGAGATCTAGGAGGTTGACCACAGCAATATTAAATCAAGTGGTACGAGAAGCAGTTGCATTTAAGTCACCTCCAAGAACACGAGGAGGAAAAAGAGGGCGTGTTTATTATTGTACCCAG TTGAGATCAAGCGCAGGTTTTGCAGGCACACCAATTCGGCTTCTGTGGCGTAGCAGAAGAAAATCCGAGAAAAGTGAAG GAGAGGACGCTGGCGCGAGGACACAATGGAATCTATCAAAAGCTGACAGAAAGTTGGCAATAGCAACATGA
- the LOC140881341 gene encoding uncharacterized protein isoform X1, translating to MAKVCTFGPLCKNLPFLSTLPKYSSSSSSSSPQICFSPSTHFPHFNLRKSFLPPRPATEENDDFLSMDENEFDEEEWSEEEEEPFDVQELESQAKLVVREYSDSLSRELKIEDEISGRKESRGRRKKVQSTRKNIPDHLLPRVAIVGRPNVGKSALFNRLVGGNRAIVVDEPGVTRDRLYGRSYWGDYEFMVVDTGGVLTVSKAQADVMEELAISTTIGMEGISLACREAAVARMPSMIERQATIAVEESSVIIFLVDGQAGLTAADVEIGDWLRKNYSHKYIILAVNKCESPRKGAIQTSEFWSLGFSPLPVSAISGSGTGELLDLVCSHLTKSEESESIDIEDYVPAISIVGRPNVGKSSILNALVGEDRTIVSPVSGTTRDAIDTEYVAPDGRKFHLIDTAGIRRRAVVASSGSTTEALSVNRAFRAIRRSDVVALVIEAMACITEQDSKIAEQIDKEGKGCLIVVNKWDTIPDKNQQTTLHYEDDVREKLRILKWAPIVYSTAIQGHSVDKIIVAASMVEKERSRRLTTAILNQVVREAVAFKSPPRTRGGKRGRVYYCTQAAIRPPTFVFFVNDAKLFSETYRRYMEKQLRSSAGFAGTPIRLLWRSRRKSEKSEGEDAGARTQWNLSKADRKLAIAT from the exons ATGGCGAAAGTATGCACATTTGGTCCTCTCTGTAAAAATCTTCCTTTCCTCTCCACGCTACCcaaatattcttcttcttcttcttcttcttctccccAAATTTGCTTCTCTCCTTCCACCCACTTCCCCCACTTCAATCTTCGGAAGTCCTTTCTTCCTCCGCGGCCAGCCACCGAAGAAAACGATGATTTCTTGTCGATGGATGAAAAcgaatttgatgaagaagaaTGGTCGGAGGAGGAAGAGGAGCCGTTTGATGTTCAGGAATTGGAGAGCCAAGCCAAGCTAGTAGTGAGGGAATACTCGGACTCGTTGTCTCGGGAGCTAAAAATCG AAGATGAAATTTCCGGTCGAAAGGAAAGTCGGGGACGTAGGAAGAAGGTCCAAAGTACCCGTAAGAAT ATTCCGGACCATCTTCTTCCAAGAGTTGCAATTGTTGGGAGGCCCAATGTTGGTAAATCAGCTCTGTTCAATCGTCTTGTTGGG GGGAACAGGGCCATAGTGGTTGATGAACCTGGTGTTACAAGGGATCGTTTGTACGGTCGATCGTACTGGGGTGACTATGAATTTATGGTTGTGGATACTGGAGGTGTGCTCACAGTTTCAAAGGCTCAGGCAGACGTGATGGAAGAATTAGCTATTTCAACAACTATTGGAATGGAGGGGATTTCACTTGCCTGCAGGGAGGCTGCGGTTGCCAGGATGCCGTCAATGATTGAGAGGCAAGCCACCATAGCTGTGGAAGAATCATCTGTCATCATATTTCTTGTTGATGGTCAG GCAGGTCTAACTGCAGCGGATGTGGAAATAGGAGATTGGTTGCGTAAGAACTATTCGCACAAATATATTATCCTTGCTGTCAACAAATGTGAATCTCCTCGCAAAGGAGCAATACAAACGTCAGAATTCTGGTCTTTGGG GTTTTCACCTCTTCCTGTATCTGCTATATCCGGTAGTGGAACTGGGGAGCTTCTTGACCTCGTTTGCTCTCACTTGACAAAGTCTGAG GAGTCGGAGAGTATTGACATTGAAGATTATGTTCCTGCAATTTCAATTGTTGGCAGGCCAAATGTTGGCAAGAGTAGTATTTTGAATGCTTTGGTTGGAGAGGATAGGACTATTGTCAGTCCTGTTAGTGGGACTACCCGTGATGCCATAGATACTGAATATGTTGCGCCGGATGGAAGG AAATTTCATCTCATAGATACTGCTGGTATCAGAAGGAGAGCAGTTGTTGCTTCATCAGGTAGCACCACTGAGGCTTTATCTGTAAATCGAGCATTTCGTGCCATTCGTCGCTCTGACGTGGTGGCCCTTGTCATTGAAGCCATGGCCTGCATAACAGAACAG gATTCCAAGATTGCTGAACAAATAGATAAAGAAGGAAAGGGTTGCCTAATTGTTGTGAACAAATGGGACACCATTCCTGATAAGAATCAGCAAACTACACTACACTATGAAGATGATGTCAGGGAGAAGCTCCGCATTCTTAAATGGGCACCTATTGTATACTCAACAGCAATACAAGGGCATAGTGTTGACAA AATCATTGTGGCTGCCAGCATGGTTGAGAAAGAGAGATCTAGGAGGTTGACCACAGCAATATTAAATCAAGTGGTACGAGAAGCAGTTGCATTTAAGTCACCTCCAAGAACACGAGGAGGAAAAAGAGGGCGTGTTTATTATTGTACCCAG GCAGCTATTAGGCCACCTACTTTCGTCTTCTTTGTAAATGATGCAAAGCTTTTCTCTGAAACATATCGTCGGTACATGGAGAAGCAGTTGAGATCAAGCGCAGGTTTTGCAGGCACACCAATTCGGCTTCTGTGGCGTAGCAGAAGAAAATCCGAGAAAAGTGAAG GAGAGGACGCTGGCGCGAGGACACAATGGAATCTATCAAAAGCTGACAGAAAGTTGGCAATAGCAACATGA
- the LOC140881341 gene encoding uncharacterized protein isoform X3: protein MAKVCTFGPLCKNLPFLSTLPKYSSSSSSSSPQICFSPSTHFPHFNLRKSFLPPRPATEENDDFLSMDENEFDEEEWSEEEEEPFDVQELESQAKLVVREYSDSLSRELKIEDEISGRKESRGRRKKVQSTRKNIPDHLLPRVAIVGRPNVGKSALFNRLVGGNRAIVVDEPGVTRDRLYGRSYWGDYEFMVVDTGGVLTVSKAQADVMEELAISTTIGMEGISLACREAAVARMPSMIERQATIAVEESSVIIFLVDGQAGLTAADVEIGDWLRKNYSHKYIILAVNKCESPRKGAIQTSEFWSLGFSPLPVSAISGSGTGELLDLVCSHLTKSEESESIDIEDYVPAISIVGRPNVGKSSILNALVGEDRTIVSPVSGTTRDAIDTEYVAPDGRKFHLIDTAGIRRRAVVASSGSTTEALSVNRAFRAIRRSDVVALVIEAMACITEQDSKIAEQIDKEGKGCLIVVNKWDTIPDKNQQTTLHYEDDVREKLRILKWAPIVYSTAIQGHSVDKIIVAASMVEKERSRRLTTAILNQVVREAVAFKSPPRTRGGKRGRVYYCTQIFTGSY from the exons ATGGCGAAAGTATGCACATTTGGTCCTCTCTGTAAAAATCTTCCTTTCCTCTCCACGCTACCcaaatattcttcttcttcttcttcttcttctccccAAATTTGCTTCTCTCCTTCCACCCACTTCCCCCACTTCAATCTTCGGAAGTCCTTTCTTCCTCCGCGGCCAGCCACCGAAGAAAACGATGATTTCTTGTCGATGGATGAAAAcgaatttgatgaagaagaaTGGTCGGAGGAGGAAGAGGAGCCGTTTGATGTTCAGGAATTGGAGAGCCAAGCCAAGCTAGTAGTGAGGGAATACTCGGACTCGTTGTCTCGGGAGCTAAAAATCG AAGATGAAATTTCCGGTCGAAAGGAAAGTCGGGGACGTAGGAAGAAGGTCCAAAGTACCCGTAAGAAT ATTCCGGACCATCTTCTTCCAAGAGTTGCAATTGTTGGGAGGCCCAATGTTGGTAAATCAGCTCTGTTCAATCGTCTTGTTGGG GGGAACAGGGCCATAGTGGTTGATGAACCTGGTGTTACAAGGGATCGTTTGTACGGTCGATCGTACTGGGGTGACTATGAATTTATGGTTGTGGATACTGGAGGTGTGCTCACAGTTTCAAAGGCTCAGGCAGACGTGATGGAAGAATTAGCTATTTCAACAACTATTGGAATGGAGGGGATTTCACTTGCCTGCAGGGAGGCTGCGGTTGCCAGGATGCCGTCAATGATTGAGAGGCAAGCCACCATAGCTGTGGAAGAATCATCTGTCATCATATTTCTTGTTGATGGTCAG GCAGGTCTAACTGCAGCGGATGTGGAAATAGGAGATTGGTTGCGTAAGAACTATTCGCACAAATATATTATCCTTGCTGTCAACAAATGTGAATCTCCTCGCAAAGGAGCAATACAAACGTCAGAATTCTGGTCTTTGGG GTTTTCACCTCTTCCTGTATCTGCTATATCCGGTAGTGGAACTGGGGAGCTTCTTGACCTCGTTTGCTCTCACTTGACAAAGTCTGAG GAGTCGGAGAGTATTGACATTGAAGATTATGTTCCTGCAATTTCAATTGTTGGCAGGCCAAATGTTGGCAAGAGTAGTATTTTGAATGCTTTGGTTGGAGAGGATAGGACTATTGTCAGTCCTGTTAGTGGGACTACCCGTGATGCCATAGATACTGAATATGTTGCGCCGGATGGAAGG AAATTTCATCTCATAGATACTGCTGGTATCAGAAGGAGAGCAGTTGTTGCTTCATCAGGTAGCACCACTGAGGCTTTATCTGTAAATCGAGCATTTCGTGCCATTCGTCGCTCTGACGTGGTGGCCCTTGTCATTGAAGCCATGGCCTGCATAACAGAACAG gATTCCAAGATTGCTGAACAAATAGATAAAGAAGGAAAGGGTTGCCTAATTGTTGTGAACAAATGGGACACCATTCCTGATAAGAATCAGCAAACTACACTACACTATGAAGATGATGTCAGGGAGAAGCTCCGCATTCTTAAATGGGCACCTATTGTATACTCAACAGCAATACAAGGGCATAGTGTTGACAA AATCATTGTGGCTGCCAGCATGGTTGAGAAAGAGAGATCTAGGAGGTTGACCACAGCAATATTAAATCAAGTGGTACGAGAAGCAGTTGCATTTAAGTCACCTCCAAGAACACGAGGAGGAAAAAGAGGGCGTGTTTATTATTGTACCCAG ATTTTCACAGGCAGCTATTAG
- the LOC140881341 gene encoding uncharacterized protein isoform X4, with the protein MKFPVERKVGDVGRRSKVPIPDHLLPRVAIVGRPNVGKSALFNRLVGGNRAIVVDEPGVTRDRLYGRSYWGDYEFMVVDTGGVLTVSKAQADVMEELAISTTIGMEGISLACREAAVARMPSMIERQATIAVEESSVIIFLVDGQAGLTAADVEIGDWLRKNYSHKYIILAVNKCESPRKGAIQTSEFWSLGFSPLPVSAISGSGTGELLDLVCSHLTKSEESESIDIEDYVPAISIVGRPNVGKSSILNALVGEDRTIVSPVSGTTRDAIDTEYVAPDGRKFHLIDTAGIRRRAVVASSGSTTEALSVNRAFRAIRRSDVVALVIEAMACITEQDSKIAEQIDKEGKGCLIVVNKWDTIPDKNQQTTLHYEDDVREKLRILKWAPIVYSTAIQGHSVDKIIVAASMVEKERSRRLTTAILNQVVREAVAFKSPPRTRGGKRGRVYYCTQAAIRPPTFVFFVNDAKLFSETYRRYMEKQLRSSAGFAGTPIRLLWRSRRKSEKSEGEDAGARTQWNLSKADRKLAIAT; encoded by the exons ATGAAATTTCCGGTCGAAAGGAAAGTCGGGGACGTAGGAAGAAGGTCCAAAGTACCC ATTCCGGACCATCTTCTTCCAAGAGTTGCAATTGTTGGGAGGCCCAATGTTGGTAAATCAGCTCTGTTCAATCGTCTTGTTGGG GGGAACAGGGCCATAGTGGTTGATGAACCTGGTGTTACAAGGGATCGTTTGTACGGTCGATCGTACTGGGGTGACTATGAATTTATGGTTGTGGATACTGGAGGTGTGCTCACAGTTTCAAAGGCTCAGGCAGACGTGATGGAAGAATTAGCTATTTCAACAACTATTGGAATGGAGGGGATTTCACTTGCCTGCAGGGAGGCTGCGGTTGCCAGGATGCCGTCAATGATTGAGAGGCAAGCCACCATAGCTGTGGAAGAATCATCTGTCATCATATTTCTTGTTGATGGTCAG GCAGGTCTAACTGCAGCGGATGTGGAAATAGGAGATTGGTTGCGTAAGAACTATTCGCACAAATATATTATCCTTGCTGTCAACAAATGTGAATCTCCTCGCAAAGGAGCAATACAAACGTCAGAATTCTGGTCTTTGGG GTTTTCACCTCTTCCTGTATCTGCTATATCCGGTAGTGGAACTGGGGAGCTTCTTGACCTCGTTTGCTCTCACTTGACAAAGTCTGAG GAGTCGGAGAGTATTGACATTGAAGATTATGTTCCTGCAATTTCAATTGTTGGCAGGCCAAATGTTGGCAAGAGTAGTATTTTGAATGCTTTGGTTGGAGAGGATAGGACTATTGTCAGTCCTGTTAGTGGGACTACCCGTGATGCCATAGATACTGAATATGTTGCGCCGGATGGAAGG AAATTTCATCTCATAGATACTGCTGGTATCAGAAGGAGAGCAGTTGTTGCTTCATCAGGTAGCACCACTGAGGCTTTATCTGTAAATCGAGCATTTCGTGCCATTCGTCGCTCTGACGTGGTGGCCCTTGTCATTGAAGCCATGGCCTGCATAACAGAACAG gATTCCAAGATTGCTGAACAAATAGATAAAGAAGGAAAGGGTTGCCTAATTGTTGTGAACAAATGGGACACCATTCCTGATAAGAATCAGCAAACTACACTACACTATGAAGATGATGTCAGGGAGAAGCTCCGCATTCTTAAATGGGCACCTATTGTATACTCAACAGCAATACAAGGGCATAGTGTTGACAA AATCATTGTGGCTGCCAGCATGGTTGAGAAAGAGAGATCTAGGAGGTTGACCACAGCAATATTAAATCAAGTGGTACGAGAAGCAGTTGCATTTAAGTCACCTCCAAGAACACGAGGAGGAAAAAGAGGGCGTGTTTATTATTGTACCCAG GCAGCTATTAGGCCACCTACTTTCGTCTTCTTTGTAAATGATGCAAAGCTTTTCTCTGAAACATATCGTCGGTACATGGAGAAGCAGTTGAGATCAAGCGCAGGTTTTGCAGGCACACCAATTCGGCTTCTGTGGCGTAGCAGAAGAAAATCCGAGAAAAGTGAAG GAGAGGACGCTGGCGCGAGGACACAATGGAATCTATCAAAAGCTGACAGAAAGTTGGCAATAGCAACATGA